Proteins found in one Zea mays cultivar B73 chromosome 1, Zm-B73-REFERENCE-NAM-5.0, whole genome shotgun sequence genomic segment:
- the LOC103644047 gene encoding QWRF motif-containing protein 2-like: protein MVAAGAAAAAPRLNPSPSPHRRRASSALSPAKSNANANTNAGDARPKPKAKVVSSRYLAPFSRSTSSSTSTSTSTTTTTSSSNSTSTSSSTPSRRFASPLPRRSVSVDRPRPAPAGNAAVGETGGPKAGTTTTTRSLSVAFQGRSFSFETSKAKPATSPSPSRRPVASAAGAITPERTRPTMGTVPERGKGFEGVHAHHRWPMSARLSQGFEGNPLTKSLDCSLHKRDAAVLAAVRSLRQSMVFEEGARRSSFDSGDYLMSSDTESVSSGSNSGSQDAGIGISHRARPSPKGMSVPARFLQDAAVSRSQRFTDPGTPYLAYTSGLAASPRTAPVKKSLQNGFVSSPLNRSVRQSSPSKLTGNPSRRVSSPSRSRNCVGSGTSSWDHQGRNSSGSGYALNGEVRRRWHGGSKVDCEHLLRILSNRHLQWRCVNAQAEAALSAQKMTAEKYLSDAWITTLGMRKSVALKRFQLQLYRNNWKLMTVLKGQMGYLEEWSLLERDYVDSLSVTVDALTASILCLPVTDGAKADIQDVKNAVGSAVDIMQTIGSSICSLLAKLAGTSILVSDLSKVATQERTLMEQSRELLSTLATMHVKYCSLQGQRVQATDRSSMHP, encoded by the exons ATGGTGGCCGCCGGGGCAGCAGCGGCCGCGCCCCGGCTGAACCCGTCGCCGTCCCCGCACCGCCGCCGAGCTTCCTCCGCGCTCTCCCCGGCAAAGTCCAACGCCAACGCCAACACCAACGCCGGCGACGCGCGGCCCAAGCCCAAGGCTAAGGTCGTCTCCTCCCGCTACCTCGCGCCCTTCTCCAGGTCCACCTCCAGCtcgacctccacctccacctccaccaccaccaccacttcgAGCTCCAACTCCACCTCGACATCGTCGTCCACGCCCTCCCGCCGCTTCGCGTCGCCGCTGCCGAGGCGCTCGGTCTCCGTCGACCGCCCGCGCCCAGCCCCGGCTGGCAATGCTGCCGTCGGGGAGACTGGGGGACCCAAAGcgggcaccaccaccaccacgagGAGCCTCTCCGTGGCGTTCCAGGGCCGGTCCTTCTCCTTCGAGACGAGCAAGGCGAAGCCGGCCACGTCCCCGTCTCCGTCGCGGCGACCAGTGGCTTCGGCGGCGGGGGCCATCACGCCGGAGAGGACTCGTCCAACTATGGGGACAGTGCCGGAGAGGGGGAAGGGTTTTGAGGGGGTCCATGCTCACCACAGGTGGCCAATGTCGGCGAGGCTGTCGCAGGGGTTTGAGGGGAACCCGCTTACCAAAAGCTTGGATTGCTCTTTGCACAAGAGGGACGCTGCTGTACTTGCTGCTGTCCGGTCGCTGCGGCAGTCCATGGTGTTTGAGGAGGGGGCACGGCGATCCTCGTTCGACAGTGGGGACTACTTGATGTCGTCGGACACAGAGAGTGTGTCATCTGGGAGCAATTCAGGGTCTCAGGATGCAGGTATCGGCATTTCGCACAGAGCACGACCATCCCCAAAGGGTATGAGTGTGCCAGCACGGTTCTTGCAGGATGCTGCAGTCAGCAGGTCACAAAGATTCACAGATCCTGGCACACCATACTTGGCGTATACCTCTGGGTTGGCTGCATCTCCAAGGACAGCGCCGGTTAAGAAGTCACTGCAAAATGGCTTTGTTTCGTCCCCACTGAACCGGTCAGTCAGGCAATCTTCACCAAGTAAGCTTACCGGCAATCCATCGAGGAGGGTGTCAAGCCCATCACGGTCGAGAAATTGTGTGGGGTCGGGCACTTCATCTTGGGATCACCAGGGAAGAAACTCATCTGGATCTGGTTATGCTTTGAATGGTGAAGTGAGGAGGAGGTGGCATGGGGGTAGTAAGGTTGACTGTGAGCATCTGTTGAGAATTTTATCCAATCGACATTTGCAGTGGCGGTGTGTGAACGCACAGGCTGAAGCTGCACTTTCTGCACAAAAAATGACAGCAGAG AAGTACTTATCTGATGCGTGGATTACTACCCTAGGGATGCGTAAATCTGTTGCTCTTAAGAGGTTCCAGCTACAGTTATACCGGAACAATTGGAAGCTCATGACAGTTCTAAAGGGACAG ATGGGGTATCTAGAAGAATGGTCTTTGTTAGAGAGGGACTATGTGGATTCTCTATCTGTAACTGTGGATGCTCTAACTGCCAGCATTTTGTGCCTTCCTGTCACTGATGGAGCAAAG GCTGATATCCAAGATGTGAAAAATGCTGTTGGTTCTGCTGTTGATATCATGCAAACAATAGGAAGCTCAATATGTTCATTATTAGCTAAG CTGGCTGGAACAAGTATTTTGGTTTCTGATCTTTCCAAAGTTGCTACCCAAGAGCGCACTCTAATGGAGCAGTCCAGAGAATTGCTGTCCACACTCGCAACAATGCAT GTCAAATACTGTAGCCTACAAGGGCAGAGAGTACAGGCAACTGACAGGAGCTCCATGCATCCCTAG